GGTATCTAGGATCGACGACTTGATGCGTCCCAAGCTCATCGGTCCCTATCGCGTCCTCGAGACGCTCGGAAGTGGTGGAATCGGGACCGTCTTCCGGGCCCTGGATGACAGGACGAACGAGGCGGTGGCCCTCAAGCTGCTCTCGGGCGGTCCGGCGATGGACTCGCGGGCGGCGAAGCGGCTGGTGCGCGAGTTCGAGGCCCTGGAGGACCTGTCCCACCCCAACGTGGTGAAGGTGTACGACACCGGGGTGTACCAGAGCTCGCCCTACCTGGTGATGGAGCTCATCGAGGGGCTGACGCTGCGCGACTACCTGTCGCTGCGGGGCGAGCAGCTGCTGTCGTCCGCGAGCGGCACTTCGGACTCCCACCCGGGCTCGGGCTCCGGCTCGTTCCGGCGCACCCAGGCTCCGGCCTCGGCGAGCCGGGAGGCGGGCTCGCAGGACGGAGACGGCGGGCTGTTCGACCTGTCGGCCTTCGCCGAGGAGGCGCCGAGCGAGGAGATGATCTCGGGCGGCTCGGGTGGGATGCGCTTTGGCACCTCCGGCTCGGCGGCGCGGCTGCCCGTGCCGATGGACCCGTGGCTGGGCTCGGACTCGGACGAGATGGACTCGATGGAGTTCGACCTGCCCTACGACATGGGGGCGCCCGAGACGGTGATGGTGAAGCGGGAGACGGCGGCGCGGCTGGAGGAGCTGAACCGGCCGGAGCGGGTGGGCCGCCTGAAGGACGCGCTG
The sequence above is drawn from the Archangium gephyra genome and encodes:
- a CDS encoding serine/threonine-protein kinase; protein product: MRPKLIGPYRVLETLGSGGIGTVFRALDDRTNEAVALKLLSGGPAMDSRAAKRLVREFEALEDLSHPNVVKVYDTGVYQSSPYLVMELIEGLTLRDYLSLRGEQLLSSASGTSDSHPGSGSGSFRRTQAPASASREAGSQDGDGGLFDLSAFAEEAPSEEMISGGSGGMRFGTSGSAARLPVPMDPWLGSDSDEMDSMEFDLPYDMGAPETVMVKRETAARLEELNRPERVGRLKDALLQVCEALAYIHAHGLVHRDLKPSNIMVDEDRQVRLMDFGLAKFLADDAGMTLDGRMVGTFRYMPPEQILGEPLDGRADLYSLGVILYELMTGRPPFDAKSPVDLWHKVLETEPPPVLAINQRGDPQLARVAHRLIRKEPDDRIQTAEEVYEALSE